In Drosophila simulans strain w501 chromosome X, Prin_Dsim_3.1, whole genome shotgun sequence, one DNA window encodes the following:
- the LOC6725513 gene encoding uncharacterized protein LOC6725513, with protein sequence MKQYAVAIILTLFVASGWTQPLDMPSQLDAEVRSVVDEMASIGKSTGEALVQQYDEIVLEPQHELEAAVEQVESRREESPECVAAEDEEITRIVNAAHEDLHACGVVAAHTSAEIASDVNAATQQLVFGGYSLGSTYNKCNSYKNSVLKQTCMAKFYVQATVYLVSARSSIKTIRQSTSERIPAVFADGNVCTHSASSQAVLGLQEVNNHIDACVSRRR encoded by the coding sequence ATGAAGCAATACGCCGTTGCCATTATCCTGACCCTTTTCGTGGCCAGCGGATGGACCCAACCACTGGACATGCCCAGCCAGCTGGACGCCGAGGTGCGCAGCGTGGTGGATGAGATGGCCAGCATTGGCAAGTCGACCGGCGAGGCACTGGTGCAGCAGTACGATGAGATCGTCCTGGAGCCGCAGCACGAGTTGGAGGCAGCCGTCGAGCAGGTGGAGTCGCGCCGAGAGGAGAGTCCCGAGTGCGTGGCCGCCGAGGATGAGGAGATCACCCGCATCGTGAATGCCGCCCATGAGGATCTGCACGCCTGCGGCGTTGTGGCTGCCCACACATCCGCCGAAATTGCCTCCGATGTGAATGCCGCCACCCAGCAACTGGTCTTTGGTGGCTACAGCCTGGGCAGCACCTACAACAAGTGCAACTCGTACAAGAACTCCGTGCTGAAGCAGACCTGCATGGCCAAGTTCTATGTCCAGGCCACCGTCTATCTGGTCAGTGCGCGCTCCTCCATCAAGACCATCCGTCAGTCGACCAGCGAACGCATTCCCGCCGTCTTCGCCGATGGCAATGTGTGCACCCACTCCGCATCCTCGCAGGCGGTGCTCGGCCTCCAGGAGGTCAACAACCACATCGACGCCTGCGTCTCTCGTCGTCGCTAG